The Balneola sp. MJW-20 genome window below encodes:
- a CDS encoding DinB family protein: MIRKLFEYDRDTNLMMLNFLEKQEGLDLHECFRHLSHIVWAQEIWLARIMNLGCPVDQWEVIPVRRLKEMLEINFQRFKDIMDGQDTEEIIHYTNSEEKSFDHKISDILQHVIIHGQHHRAQISLLLRQSGIKPPATDLIYYLRQP; this comes from the coding sequence ATGATCCGGAAACTGTTTGAATATGACCGGGACACCAATCTTATGATGCTTAACTTTCTGGAGAAACAGGAGGGGCTGGACCTGCATGAATGTTTCCGGCACTTAAGTCATATAGTTTGGGCTCAGGAGATCTGGCTGGCAAGGATAATGAATTTGGGCTGCCCTGTTGATCAATGGGAAGTGATACCAGTAAGAAGGCTTAAAGAAATGCTGGAGATCAACTTTCAGCGATTTAAGGATATCATGGATGGCCAAGATACCGAGGAAATAATTCACTATACTAATTCGGAAGAAAAATCATTTGATCATAAGATCAGTGATATTCTTCAGCATGTGATCATTCACGGACAGCATCATCGGGCCCAGATATCATTACTGCTCAGACAAAGTGGAATAAAACCTCCTGCAACGGATCTGATCTACTATCTCAGACAGCCCTGA
- a CDS encoding alanine/glycine:cation symporter family protein — protein sequence MYTILESIEYGLGEFSSFMWGYPLVILLVGGGLFFLISSKLTPFRFFFHSIDLIRGKYDDPDAPGDINYFKALTTALASTVGMGNISGVAVAIFMGGPGALFWMWMSALVGMATKFFTCSLSIMYRGKDSSGKIQGGPMYVIREGLGSKWMPLAYLFAVAGLFGPLPIFQTNQLVQILRDLIYVPQGWVEADAAFTGNLLTGIVLVGLVSLVIFGGIKRIATVASRLVPAMVVIYVVSVLAILAVHYAEVPKYLMLIVTDAFSGKAVMGGAVGQLIIIGVQRAAFSNEAGIGTESLAHGASKSKEPIREGLVAMLEPAIDTLIVCTMTALAILVTGVWQSTEANGVTLTLNAFEEALPGVGTYMLLISVFTFSVSSMLTYSYYGTKCLGFLIGAEKQHLYNYFYVGSIIFGAVVSIESVISLIDGMFAVMAIPTMISALLLSPKVRAAAKEYFARMRSQGINS from the coding sequence ATGTACACTATTCTTGAAAGTATTGAATACGGACTGGGAGAATTTTCCTCATTTATGTGGGGATACCCGCTGGTTATACTGCTGGTTGGCGGCGGATTATTCTTCCTGATCAGTTCGAAACTGACTCCGTTCAGGTTCTTCTTTCACTCCATTGATCTGATTCGGGGTAAGTATGACGACCCTGACGCTCCCGGAGACATTAATTATTTCAAGGCTTTGACCACAGCACTTGCATCTACCGTGGGAATGGGAAATATCAGTGGGGTAGCTGTTGCGATCTTTATGGGTGGTCCCGGCGCTTTATTCTGGATGTGGATGAGTGCTCTGGTAGGTATGGCTACTAAATTCTTTACCTGTAGCTTATCTATTATGTATCGGGGTAAGGACTCCAGCGGCAAGATTCAGGGCGGGCCAATGTATGTGATCCGCGAAGGCCTGGGCAGCAAGTGGATGCCACTTGCATATCTTTTTGCAGTGGCTGGTTTATTTGGACCACTGCCTATTTTTCAGACCAATCAGCTGGTGCAGATCCTAAGAGACCTGATCTATGTTCCCCAGGGTTGGGTGGAGGCAGATGCGGCTTTTACCGGCAATCTTTTGACAGGAATCGTCTTGGTTGGGCTGGTTTCTTTAGTGATCTTTGGCGGGATCAAAAGAATAGCGACGGTGGCATCAAGACTGGTGCCGGCAATGGTTGTGATCTATGTTGTCTCGGTTCTGGCCATCCTTGCAGTTCACTATGCTGAAGTCCCTAAATATCTGATGCTTATCGTAACGGATGCATTCAGCGGGAAGGCGGTAATGGGCGGGGCGGTAGGACAGCTGATCATTATCGGTGTTCAAAGAGCTGCTTTCTCCAATGAAGCTGGTATTGGTACAGAGTCTTTAGCACATGGTGCATCCAAGTCGAAAGAGCCAATCCGCGAAGGGCTGGTTGCCATGCTGGAGCCGGCGATAGATACATTGATTGTTTGTACCATGACTGCTTTAGCGATCCTGGTCACCGGGGTATGGCAGTCAACGGAGGCAAATGGGGTCACCCTGACGCTGAATGCCTTTGAAGAAGCCCTGCCGGGAGTCGGAACTTATATGCTGCTTATCTCGGTATTCACTTTTAGTGTAAGTTCCATGCTTACTTATTCCTACTACGGTACAAAGTGTCTCGGTTTTCTGATCGGTGCTGAGAAACAGCACCTCTACAACTATTTCTATGTTGGTTCAATCATATTCGGAGCGGTTGTATCCATTGAGTCTGTGATCAGTCTTATCGACGGGATGTTTGCCGTAATGGCCATACCTACCATGATATCAGCTCTGCTCTTATCACCCAAAGTAAGAGCTGCCGCTAAAGAGTATTTTGCAAGAATGAGGTCTCAGGGTATTAATAGTTAA
- a CDS encoding MarC family NAAT transporter translates to MEEFLKDIIPYSAQVMGVGALLIASFTSLFSVVNPITAMPVFLSLMEGHTDREKVQTARKASTYMFFVLLIFLLIGTYILSFFGISLPGIRIAGGLVIVRAGFSMLNPEKGGRKLTEEDEEAAMEKEDVSFSPLAMPLLSGPGSIAVVIGFGSQAQGLTDYIIHGSAVFLVAITAYLILRIAPFLVKYIGQTGMTVITRMMGFIALAIGIQFVINGISKFFGIGL, encoded by the coding sequence ATGGAAGAATTTTTAAAAGATATCATACCCTATTCTGCACAGGTGATGGGAGTCGGAGCACTACTTATTGCCAGCTTTACCTCTCTCTTTTCGGTGGTTAACCCGATCACAGCTATGCCAGTATTCCTCTCTCTCATGGAAGGGCACACAGACCGCGAAAAAGTACAGACAGCACGCAAAGCAAGTACTTATATGTTCTTTGTGCTGCTCATTTTTTTACTGATAGGGACTTATATCCTGAGTTTTTTTGGGATCAGTCTGCCCGGAATCCGAATAGCCGGCGGACTAGTTATTGTCAGGGCCGGTTTTTCAATGCTTAATCCTGAAAAAGGGGGCCGGAAGCTTACCGAAGAAGATGAAGAGGCTGCAATGGAGAAGGAAGATGTTTCTTTTAGTCCGCTGGCCATGCCGTTGTTATCAGGTCCAGGATCTATAGCAGTAGTGATCGGTTTTGGTTCACAGGCCCAGGGTTTGACCGATTATATTATTCACGGTTCTGCGGTTTTCCTGGTTGCAATTACTGCCTATTTGATCCTCAGGATCGCTCCCTTTCTGGTTAAATATATCGGTCAGACCGGAATGACGGTGATCACCCGAATGATGGGCTTTATAGCTCTGGCGATCGGAATTCAATTTGTGATCAACGGTATATCCAAATTTTTTGGGATCGGACTATGA